A single genomic interval of Nocardioides nitrophenolicus harbors:
- a CDS encoding HipA domain-containing protein produces MPDIEIPDRFDRATSADRVLRLHQEDFCQALGRLPEKKYESAGGPGLRDLAGLVRKQMTQPEDDLRALADFLAVNLVAGAPDGHAKNISLILGPMAAAGSLRSTTSQRD; encoded by the coding sequence ATGCCTGACATCGAGATACCCGACCGATTCGATCGCGCAACGTCCGCCGACAGGGTCCTACGTCTTCACCAGGAGGACTTCTGCCAGGCACTGGGCCGATTGCCGGAGAAGAAGTACGAGTCGGCCGGCGGCCCCGGCCTCCGCGACCTGGCCGGGCTCGTCCGCAAACAGATGACACAGCCCGAGGACGATCTCCGCGCCCTGGCCGACTTCCTCGCCGTCAACCTGGTCGCCGGCGCCCCTGACGGTCATGCCAAGAACATCTCCCTGATCCTCGGCCCGATGGCAGCCGCTGGATCGCTCCGCTCTACGACCTCGCAACGGGACTGA
- a CDS encoding OsmC family protein, producing the protein MTATTHASANRDVVVHSLTDFASLAVVGGEHTVVIDEPREFEGGGTAPNPFGLVLSALGGCMAGTLRGVARQHGFDYERAEIRLSLRINRPTSGPLDPGERELRISRIIADVTVHGELTADQQDALRHGIESCPVGNTLRRALTLQESVTFEAAA; encoded by the coding sequence GTGACCGCAACGACCCATGCGTCGGCCAACCGCGACGTCGTCGTGCACAGCCTGACCGACTTCGCCTCGCTCGCCGTCGTAGGCGGCGAGCACACCGTCGTCATCGACGAGCCACGGGAGTTCGAAGGAGGCGGTACGGCGCCCAACCCGTTCGGGCTCGTGTTGTCGGCGCTCGGCGGCTGCATGGCCGGCACCCTGCGCGGCGTCGCACGTCAGCACGGCTTCGACTACGAGCGGGCCGAGATCCGGCTCTCGCTGCGAATCAACCGGCCGACGTCGGGGCCGCTGGACCCGGGCGAGCGGGAGCTGCGGATCTCGCGGATCATCGCGGACGTCACCGTCCACGGCGAGCTCACCGCCGACCAGCAGGACGCGCTGCGGCACGGTATCGAGTCCTGCCCGGTGGGCAACACGCTCCGTCGCGCGCTCACTCTGCAGGAGTCGGTCACGTTCGAGGCGGCGGCATGA
- a CDS encoding gamma carbonic anhydrase family protein, with protein MFLYEFEGRRPQVHPEAFVAPTATLIGDVRVEKGASVWYGAVLRADICTIIVREGSNIQDNSVVHGAPDVVVDIGPNATVAHGCVFHGDTMGEKSLLGNASTVLDHASIGAGSLVAAGAVVTPGTQIPEGVLAAGAPAETKRPIEGTGAHFWVETNAVYYAELAQRHRAGVVPVDGGP; from the coding sequence GTGTTCCTCTACGAGTTCGAGGGCCGACGGCCCCAGGTCCACCCCGAGGCGTTCGTCGCGCCGACCGCGACCCTGATCGGCGACGTCCGCGTCGAGAAGGGCGCCAGCGTCTGGTACGGCGCCGTCCTGCGGGCCGACATCTGCACGATCATCGTGCGCGAGGGCTCGAACATCCAGGACAATTCCGTGGTCCACGGCGCCCCCGACGTGGTCGTCGACATCGGCCCGAACGCGACGGTGGCCCACGGCTGCGTCTTCCACGGCGACACCATGGGCGAGAAGTCCCTGCTCGGCAACGCCAGCACCGTCCTCGACCACGCCTCGATCGGCGCCGGCTCCCTCGTCGCCGCCGGCGCCGTCGTCACGCCCGGCACCCAGATCCCCGAGGGCGTGCTCGCCGCGGGCGCGCCGGCCGAGACCAAGCGGCCGATCGAGGGCACCGGCGCGCACTTCTGGGTCGAGACCAATGCCGTCTACTACGCCGAGCTGGCGCAGCGGCACCGCGCGGGCGTCGTACCGGTCGACGGCGGACCCTGA
- a CDS encoding amidohydrolase family protein yields the protein MSAPFDLLVTNAHLADGSPVTLGIREGRYAYVGPEAPAGATAAATIDAGGGLVTESFVDGHLHLEKVHTLDRAGDGALAAYTSGSMGAALRSIVREASGVKRQYDRAWLEPNVRRALDAAVAHGVLHVQAFVDVDTTARLVGMEAVLAVREEYRDLLDVQVVAFPQDGLLRDPGAAALCEEALRLGADVVGGIPWIEMTDADARAHVAWACRLAAEQGKRVAMLVDDAGDPGLRTTQMLAEAMLEHDLRGRGVACHARALATYPQPTLQRLMDLVHAAGLGFVSDPHTGPLHLPVRDFADDGIPVALGQDDIEDAYYPFGRHSMLEVAFLAAHTLRFLTGADQRLLLELITTRAADVLGIADHAIAEGNPANLCVHADERLRDVLTEHARPRWVIREGRVVAESETTTRYQSARRTSA from the coding sequence ATGAGCGCGCCCTTCGACCTGCTGGTCACGAACGCACACCTGGCCGACGGCTCGCCCGTCACCCTGGGGATCCGCGAGGGCCGCTACGCGTACGTCGGCCCGGAGGCCCCGGCCGGCGCCACCGCGGCCGCGACCATCGACGCGGGCGGCGGGCTGGTGACCGAGTCCTTCGTCGACGGGCACCTGCACCTGGAGAAGGTGCACACCCTCGACCGGGCCGGCGACGGGGCGCTGGCGGCGTACACCTCGGGCAGCATGGGCGCCGCGCTGCGCTCGATCGTGCGGGAGGCGAGCGGGGTGAAGCGGCAGTACGACCGGGCCTGGCTCGAGCCCAACGTACGCCGGGCGCTCGACGCCGCGGTCGCGCACGGCGTGCTGCACGTCCAGGCCTTCGTCGACGTCGACACCACGGCGCGGCTGGTGGGGATGGAGGCGGTGCTGGCGGTGCGCGAGGAGTACCGCGACCTGCTCGACGTGCAGGTGGTGGCCTTCCCGCAGGACGGGCTGCTGCGCGACCCGGGGGCGGCCGCGCTGTGCGAGGAGGCGTTGCGGCTGGGTGCCGACGTGGTCGGCGGGATCCCGTGGATCGAGATGACCGACGCCGACGCGCGGGCGCACGTGGCCTGGGCCTGCCGGCTCGCGGCCGAGCAGGGCAAGCGGGTGGCGATGCTGGTCGACGACGCGGGCGACCCGGGGCTGCGGACCACGCAGATGCTGGCCGAGGCGATGCTCGAGCACGACCTGCGCGGACGCGGGGTGGCCTGCCACGCGCGGGCGCTGGCGACCTATCCCCAGCCGACCCTGCAGCGGCTGATGGACCTGGTCCACGCGGCCGGCCTGGGCTTCGTCTCGGATCCGCACACCGGTCCGCTGCACCTGCCGGTGCGGGACTTCGCCGACGACGGCATCCCCGTCGCGCTCGGCCAGGACGACATCGAGGACGCGTACTACCCCTTCGGCCGGCACAGCATGCTGGAGGTCGCCTTCCTCGCGGCCCACACGCTGCGCTTCCTCACCGGCGCCGACCAGCGGCTGCTGCTCGAGCTGATCACCACCCGGGCCGCCGACGTGCTCGGGATCGCGGACCACGCGATCGCGGAGGGCAACCCGGCGAACCTGTGCGTGCACGCCGACGAGCGCCTGCGCGACGTGCTCACCGAGCACGCCCGCCCCCGCTGGGTGATCCGGGAGGGCCGGGTGGTCGCCGAGTCGGAGACGACGACCCGCTACCAGTCCGCGCGCCGCACCAGCGCGTAG
- a CDS encoding winged helix-turn-helix transcriptional regulator yields the protein MALRSDWSTDFCPVRRSLDVLGDPWLLLIVRDVLHGTGRFEQLRDNLGISEAVLSRRLRAMREAGLLDTVDYVRDGRTRQRYVATEAAADLLPLLQQLALWGEKHTRLPEGGAHMGLRHESCGQETTRAETCSACGEPLRPEDMTWVKPWRAAEHRLRAAGS from the coding sequence ATGGCGCTGCGCTCCGACTGGTCGACCGACTTCTGCCCGGTCCGCCGCTCGCTCGACGTCCTCGGCGACCCGTGGCTCCTGCTCATCGTCCGCGACGTGCTCCACGGCACCGGCCGCTTCGAGCAGCTGCGCGACAACCTCGGCATCTCCGAGGCGGTGCTCAGCCGGCGCCTGCGGGCGATGCGCGAGGCCGGCCTGCTCGACACCGTCGACTACGTCCGCGACGGCCGCACCCGCCAGCGGTACGTCGCCACCGAGGCCGCCGCCGACCTGCTCCCCCTGCTCCAGCAGCTCGCACTCTGGGGCGAGAAGCACACCCGGCTCCCCGAGGGCGGCGCGCACATGGGGCTGCGCCACGAGAGCTGCGGCCAGGAGACCACGCGCGCCGAGACCTGCAGCGCCTGCGGCGAGCCGCTGCGGCCCGAGGACATGACCTGGGTCAAGCCGTGGCGCGCCGCGGAGCACCGGCTGCGCGCCGCCGGCAGCTGA